The sequence CCGCAAAAAGGAAAGCGTTAAACGCCAGGACTTACAGAGCAAACTGAACATCGCGGATAAGGTTGTAGGCGATGAGCGCCGCCAGCGCGCTGAGACGGCTAACGATCTGCTTAAGACAACCGCGCTGTATAACCACCTGAAAGAGCGCGTCGATTTTCACGATGGCCGGGAAGACGTGCAGCAGTTCCTACTTCAGCTGCCGGACGGCTCCGGTGACGTGGGCTGCTATATCTACAACTTCCACTTTGGTCTGAGCGTCTTCCACGGCATCCGCGACGTCTCTATTGAGACGGCTGATTTCCATTTCCAGATCCGCACCGCGATGATGCTGGCAATGGACGTAGTGCCAGGTATATGGGGCAATCCGGTATTCCGCCTGCTGCCGGATCTTGAGCCGATGTGGGATACCGCTGTTAACGACGAGCTCCACGCACGGATCATGAAGCGCGTAGCGCAGGATTTCCCGCGTCTCCACCAGCGCATTCTGGATGGCAAAGCCGCGCCGGTCTCTGAGCTGGCCATACCGACACGCGCCCTTAACGCACTGACTAAGGCCGGATATGAGACGGTTGCCGATGCTGGTGGCGAGCTGCCTGCTGAGCTGGCGAAAGTGAAGGGGCTAAGCGAGGCTTCTGTGATGGAGATCCGCGCTGCCGTGAACAGCTGGTGCATAAAATGGGCGAAAGCCAACGGCGATATTGAGAACATTACAAACCCGAAAGTAAAGCGCCGCTAACTCTCATATACCTCTCTACATTCGCTTTGAAAATCTAAGAAAACTCTTAGATTTTCATTGCTTCATAACTCCGTTTTGTGTACATTTCTCCCCGCTGACAAGGGCATCACGACTCTATACAAAATCATGGTAGGCATTTGGCGGGTTAGGCATAACTGTCTGTTTAATCCGCGTTTTTTCACATATCAAAGTCTATTCCAGAGTAGGCTTTGCTGTGTGTAGGATTTTATGCCCGGTAGTTTCCGGGCTTTTTTTCAGGTTCAGCCGTGAGCGCATCAAGGTGTGCTGACGGCTGAAACGGGGAAACGCTTCGGCAGCGAGGCAAACGCAATGCAAATCTGGCAGGTGCCTCCACACCTATTTGTTACGCAAGCGGGCAGGTTGACCAGATACCTAAGTGTCCGCGCCGGGTATGCACCGGCAATTATTCAGCAGGTTTAGCTCAGTCGGTAGAGTGTTCCATTGTCGGCGGTTCAATTCCGCCAACCTGCACCAGTTCGTAACGGGCCGCCCCCGGTTATTAGCTTTTTCCGGGTGTGTTATGAGTAGGGTGAACGGCAAGTAGCCCCTCCTGTCATGGCAGTGAACGCGGTTGATGGACTAATCCCGCGCATAGAACGCCCCATGAGGCTTAAACATGTTCCCGCCTGATCCTCGTAAGGGATCACCATTTGTGAGCGCGCTGGTGCTTCTGTCGTTTTA comes from Pantoea eucalypti and encodes:
- a CDS encoding DNA-directed RNA polymerase subunit alpha C-terminal domain-containing protein yields the protein MTTLAPLQQLQNLPECNVDDDVLHQAFVTAYGQLNSVRKRLTLDDLELRLLDNCTNALEQIQIDIGMRLNYEADTYNLMLEALEQVQQQLAVQSALHNEVTKIRLDAQNAIEEARDAAKESMLEAENRAIRAETKLQNMESALTTAQLALATLNQEHSQYRRKHPERLATDLNERDKTISQMRADRKKESVKRQDLQSKLNIADKVVGDERRQRAETANDLLKTTALYNHLKERVDFHDGREDVQQFLLQLPDGSGDVGCYIYNFHFGLSVFHGIRDVSIETADFHFQIRTAMMLAMDVVPGIWGNPVFRLLPDLEPMWDTAVNDELHARIMKRVAQDFPRLHQRILDGKAAPVSELAIPTRALNALTKAGYETVADAGGELPAELAKVKGLSEASVMEIRAAVNSWCIKWAKANGDIENITNPKVKRR